In Deinococcus maricopensis DSM 21211, one genomic interval encodes:
- the fdhD gene encoding formate dehydrogenase accessory sulfurtransferase FdhD — protein MRAYRDGHVRDEDDPVIVEEPLELRDVHGAPVLLTMRTPGADRELLTGWLHAEGLLSAAPDLAPHPDNPNVWVVRTPLPPHAARLHGSTSACGVCGSGSVERLTQHLTPPLWARPPVSPVLLSALPARLRAQQPLFAATGGAHAAGLFTPGGALLAAFEDVGRHNATDKVLGWAYARGRLPLHDTVLVTSSRAGFEIVQKAVRAGVPVVVTVGAPTSLAVDTAQVAGVTLCGFARAGRLNVYTHAQRVASG, from the coding sequence GTGCGCGCGTACCGCGACGGTCACGTGCGCGACGAGGACGATCCGGTGATTGTCGAGGAGCCGCTCGAACTGCGGGACGTGCACGGCGCACCCGTGCTGCTGACCATGCGGACGCCCGGCGCGGACCGCGAGCTCCTGACCGGCTGGCTTCACGCCGAAGGGCTGCTGAGCGCCGCGCCGGACCTCGCGCCGCACCCGGACAACCCGAACGTGTGGGTCGTGCGGACACCGCTCCCGCCCCACGCAGCGCGCCTGCATGGCAGCACGAGTGCGTGCGGCGTGTGCGGCAGCGGCAGCGTGGAGCGCCTCACGCAGCACCTCACGCCGCCCCTGTGGGCACGCCCGCCCGTCTCCCCCGTCCTGCTGAGCGCGCTGCCGGCGCGCCTGCGAGCCCAGCAGCCGCTGTTCGCGGCGACCGGCGGGGCGCACGCCGCAGGGCTGTTCACGCCGGGCGGCGCGCTCCTCGCGGCGTTCGAGGACGTGGGGCGGCACAATGCCACCGACAAGGTGCTCGGCTGGGCGTACGCGCGCGGCCGCCTCCCCCTGCACGACACGGTGCTGGTCACGAGCAGCCGTGCGGGCTTCGAGATCGTGCAGAAGGCGGTGCGCGCCGGGGTGCCCGTGGTCGTGACGGTCGGCGCGCCCACGAGCCTCGCGGTCGACACGGCGCAGGTGGCGGGCGTCACCCTGTGCGGCTTCGCACGGGCGGGGCGGCTGAACGTGTACACGCACGCGCAGCGCGTCGCTTCAGGCTGA
- a CDS encoding DUF1641 domain-containing protein, whose product MARPLEYTPPTPTDAERVQSGVEGNADALLDALKLLQALHEHGVLRTTTDVVRGGSGLVTETLRALESEASTRALRNAAELVRGLGTLDPREVSQLGQALAGGVREGARRAARGDGVGLGELLGLLRDRDVQLALGALFGLLQGFGRALRDARGETERADAQHPPGEARR is encoded by the coding sequence ATGGCCCGACCCCTGGAGTACACGCCGCCCACCCCGACCGACGCCGAGCGCGTCCAGTCGGGCGTGGAGGGCAACGCAGACGCGCTGCTGGACGCCCTGAAGCTGCTGCAGGCCCTGCATGAGCACGGCGTGCTGCGCACCACCACGGACGTGGTGCGCGGCGGCAGCGGCCTCGTCACGGAAACCCTACGGGCGCTGGAGAGCGAGGCGAGCACCCGCGCGCTCCGGAACGCCGCGGAACTGGTGCGCGGCCTCGGCACCCTCGACCCGCGCGAGGTGTCGCAGCTGGGGCAGGCGCTGGCGGGCGGCGTGCGCGAGGGCGCGCGCCGCGCGGCACGCGGCGACGGCGTCGGCCTGGGCGAACTGCTGGGGCTGCTGCGTGACCGGGACGTGCAGCTCGCGCTGGGCGCGCTGTTCGGCCTGCTGCAGGGCTTCGGGCGGGCACTGCGCGACGCGCGCGGCGAGACGGAACGCGCGGACGCGCAGCACCCACCCGGCGAGGCCCGCCGCTGA
- the fdhF gene encoding formate dehydrogenase subunit alpha — protein MDTHITLNGTPTPARTGEPLVDALNRAQLELPQVCYHPQLGPIQTCDTCIVEVDGQLTRACGTPVRAGMQVRTEVNAARRAREDAFDRLLAHHELYCTVCDNNNGNCTVHNTTALMRVQHQTRPFQPKPYAVDDTNPFYRYDPDQCILCGRCVEACQNLQVNETLSINWESAHPRVLWDGGRDIGESSCVSCGHCVTVCPCNALQEKSMLGEAGLFTGIPLPMFQGAVNVVKSVEPSVGYGPILQVSEVEAAAREGFIRKTKTVCTYCGVGCSFDVWTRDRHILKVEPGPGPANGVSTCVKGKFAWDYVNSGERLTTPLIRDGERFREATWDEATALIARRFTDLRAAHGPDALGFIASSKCTNEEAYLVQKLARQVIGTNNVDNCSRYCQSPATMGLWRTVGYGGDSGTIHDIELARLVITVGSNAAESHPVLATRVKRAHKRRGQGLVVVDLREHELARRADVFLRPRAGTDFVWLSAVTKYILDAGLAAHDFLQDRVNGLDEYRASLTAFTLEYAEAVTGLRAPDLRALAHRIVDASDGRAPGGVCILWAMGVTQQVGGSETSAAISNLLLVTGNYGRPGMGAYPLRGHNNVQGASDFGAMPDRLPGYQQVSDPDVRAKFSVAWDCEIRPEAGLNNTTMVAAALDGTLKALYLSGEEMGLTDANADHVARAHEALEFFVVQDVFFTHTARYADVVLPASPSLEKDGTFTNTERRIQRLHAALPPLGDSLPDWMILQRVANALGAGWTYTHPADIMHEAASLTPLFAGVTYDRLDGYRSLVWPVNADGTDTPLLYTERFNFPDGRARLYPAQYLPRVEAPDAQYDLHLNSGRMLEHFHEGNMTFRVPGIAAQVPDAFVEVHPDLARERGVEDGAYVRLVSRHGAVRLRALVTDRVAPGELYVPMNARRAEDAVNRLTGAQADAATCTPAYKDTAVRLEVLGTAGASPLPRTNHRYAHPTPQRGVEVERKWARPDYAFPGSTLNLADDGTVMTGASLNARTDRLGGD, from the coding sequence ATGGACACGCACATCACGCTGAACGGCACACCCACGCCTGCCCGCACCGGCGAACCCCTCGTGGACGCCCTGAACCGCGCCCAGCTGGAGCTACCGCAGGTCTGCTACCACCCGCAACTCGGCCCCATCCAGACCTGCGACACCTGCATCGTCGAGGTGGACGGCCAGCTCACCCGCGCCTGCGGCACCCCCGTGCGCGCCGGCATGCAGGTCCGCACCGAAGTGAACGCCGCGCGCCGCGCCCGCGAGGACGCCTTCGACCGCCTCCTCGCGCACCACGAGCTGTACTGCACCGTCTGCGACAACAACAACGGCAACTGCACCGTGCACAACACCACCGCCCTCATGCGCGTGCAGCATCAGACCCGCCCGTTCCAGCCCAAACCGTACGCCGTGGACGACACCAACCCCTTCTACCGCTACGACCCGGACCAGTGCATCCTGTGCGGCCGCTGCGTGGAAGCCTGCCAGAACCTCCAGGTGAACGAAACGCTCAGCATCAACTGGGAGAGCGCGCACCCGCGCGTGCTGTGGGACGGCGGGCGCGACATCGGCGAGAGCAGCTGCGTCAGCTGCGGCCACTGCGTGACCGTGTGCCCCTGCAACGCCCTGCAGGAAAAAAGCATGCTGGGCGAGGCGGGGCTGTTCACCGGCATCCCCCTGCCGATGTTCCAGGGGGCCGTGAACGTCGTCAAAAGCGTGGAGCCGAGCGTCGGGTACGGCCCGATCCTGCAGGTATCCGAAGTCGAGGCGGCGGCGCGTGAGGGCTTCATCCGCAAGACGAAGACCGTGTGCACGTACTGCGGCGTGGGCTGCAGCTTCGACGTGTGGACGCGCGACCGGCACATCCTGAAGGTCGAGCCCGGCCCAGGCCCCGCGAACGGCGTGAGCACCTGCGTGAAAGGCAAGTTCGCGTGGGATTACGTGAACAGCGGCGAGCGCCTCACCACCCCGCTCATCCGCGACGGTGAGCGCTTCCGCGAGGCCACCTGGGACGAAGCCACCGCCCTGATCGCGCGGCGCTTCACGGACCTCCGTGCGGCGCACGGCCCGGACGCCCTGGGCTTCATTGCCAGCAGCAAATGCACGAACGAGGAAGCGTACCTCGTGCAGAAGCTCGCGCGGCAGGTGATCGGCACGAACAACGTCGACAACTGCTCCCGGTACTGCCAGTCCCCAGCCACCATGGGCCTGTGGCGCACCGTCGGCTACGGCGGGGACAGCGGCACCATCCACGACATCGAGTTGGCGCGGCTGGTCATCACGGTCGGCAGCAACGCCGCCGAGAGTCACCCGGTACTCGCCACGCGCGTGAAACGCGCGCACAAGCGGCGCGGGCAGGGCCTGGTGGTCGTGGACCTGCGCGAGCACGAACTGGCGCGCCGCGCGGACGTGTTCCTGCGCCCGCGCGCCGGCACGGACTTCGTGTGGCTGAGCGCCGTCACGAAGTACATCCTGGACGCGGGCCTCGCGGCGCACGACTTCCTGCAGGACCGCGTAAACGGCCTGGACGAGTACCGCGCGAGCCTGACGGCCTTCACGCTGGAGTACGCGGAAGCCGTGACGGGCCTGCGCGCCCCGGACCTGCGCGCGCTCGCGCACCGCATCGTGGACGCCAGTGACGGCCGCGCACCCGGCGGCGTGTGCATCCTGTGGGCGATGGGCGTCACGCAGCAGGTGGGCGGCTCCGAAACGAGCGCGGCCATCAGCAACCTGCTGCTCGTGACCGGCAACTACGGGCGGCCCGGCATGGGCGCGTACCCGCTGCGCGGCCACAACAACGTGCAGGGCGCCAGCGACTTCGGCGCGATGCCGGACCGCCTGCCCGGTTACCAGCAGGTGAGCGACCCGGACGTCCGCGCGAAGTTCAGCGTCGCGTGGGACTGCGAGATCCGCCCGGAGGCGGGCCTGAACAACACCACCATGGTCGCCGCCGCGCTGGACGGCACCCTGAAGGCTCTGTACCTCAGTGGCGAGGAGATGGGGCTCACCGACGCGAACGCGGACCACGTCGCGCGCGCGCACGAGGCCCTGGAGTTCTTCGTGGTGCAAGACGTGTTCTTCACGCACACCGCCCGGTACGCGGACGTGGTGCTGCCCGCCAGCCCGTCCCTCGAAAAGGACGGCACCTTCACGAACACGGAGCGGCGCATTCAGCGCCTGCACGCGGCCCTCCCACCCCTCGGGGACAGCCTCCCGGACTGGATGATCCTGCAGCGCGTCGCGAACGCCCTCGGCGCCGGGTGGACGTACACGCACCCGGCGGACATCATGCACGAGGCTGCGAGCCTCACGCCGCTGTTCGCGGGCGTCACGTACGACCGCCTGGACGGGTACCGGAGCCTCGTGTGGCCCGTGAACGCGGACGGCACGGACACGCCGCTGCTGTACACCGAACGCTTCAACTTCCCGGACGGGCGCGCGCGCCTGTACCCGGCGCAGTACCTGCCGCGCGTTGAGGCGCCGGACGCGCAGTACGACCTGCACCTGAACAGCGGGCGCATGCTGGAGCACTTCCACGAGGGAAACATGACGTTCCGCGTGCCCGGCATTGCCGCGCAGGTGCCGGACGCGTTCGTGGAAGTCCACCCGGACCTCGCGCGCGAGCGCGGCGTGGAAGACGGCGCGTACGTGCGTCTCGTGTCGCGCCACGGTGCGGTGCGCCTGCGTGCGCTCGTCACGGACCGCGTGGCACCCGGCGAGCTGTACGTCCCCATGAACGCCCGGCGCGCCGAGGACGCCGTGAACCGCCTGACCGGCGCGCAGGCAGACGCGGCCACCTGCACGCCCGCGTACAAGGACACCGCCGTGCGCCTGGAGGTGCTGGGCACGGCGGGCGCGTCGCCGCTGCCGCGCACGAACCACCGCTACGCGCACCCGACGCCGCAGCGGGGCGTGGAGGTGGAACGTAAATGGGCGCGGCCCGACTACGCGTTCCCCGGCAGCACCTTGAACCTCGCAGACGACGGGACGGTCATGACCGGCGCGAGCCTGAACGCCCGCACGGACCGCCTCGGAGGAGACTGA
- the cydD gene encoding thiol reductant ABC exporter subunit CydD codes for MTHAPHLNSPSGLPPDRRLAREPGVRPLLLGTFTLSLLAALTGALAWWTTARLINAVFLNGAPLPTQTAALTLLAAALLLRAALNATREALTGRRAARLTAHLRERALTQATRLGPVALADIDGAHVTLTATEAPEKLRAYYARYLPTAAHAAATLPVFLGAALLLDPLGALVLTVTAPVCIAFLILVGLATRTVSDRAWTGLLRLQARTLDAARGLPTLVAYGRAHARADSLAREADEYRVSTLRVLRVAFLSGFVLDLAATLSTALVAVIVGVRLFEGHLTFTPALAVLLYTPEFFAPLRTLGTERHAALDAHPAARDLYALLDTPTLQGGATPPPDGAPALTLRDVQVRLPGRTLPPVTFALAAGEHAALVGPSGAGKTALLHALMGFAPVHGDLLVHGAPLSTLDLPAWRARVALVTQHARVRAGALRAHLLTARPDATDDELHAALRAAHVPDLPDGLNTRVGDGGLPLSGGERARLAVARALLADAPLVLLDEPFAHLDTPAEHALHAALARALAGRTVLLVTHRPPPPGFRTVHLGATP; via the coding sequence ATGACGCACGCACCCCACCTGAATTCCCCCTCCGGCCTCCCACCAGACCGCCGCCTCGCCCGCGAACCCGGCGTCCGTCCCCTGCTGCTCGGCACCTTCACCCTCAGCCTGCTTGCCGCCCTCACTGGCGCGCTCGCCTGGTGGACCACCGCGCGCCTCATCAACGCCGTCTTCCTGAACGGCGCCCCCCTCCCCACGCAAACCGCCGCGCTGACCCTGCTCGCCGCCGCGCTCCTCCTCCGCGCCGCCCTGAACGCCACCCGCGAAGCCCTCACCGGCCGCCGCGCCGCGCGCCTCACCGCGCACCTGCGTGAACGCGCGCTCACGCAGGCCACCCGCCTCGGCCCCGTCGCCCTCGCCGACATCGACGGTGCGCACGTCACCCTCACCGCCACCGAAGCCCCCGAGAAGCTCCGCGCGTACTACGCCCGCTACCTCCCCACCGCCGCGCACGCCGCCGCCACCCTCCCCGTCTTCCTCGGTGCCGCCCTGCTGCTCGACCCGCTCGGCGCGCTCGTACTGACGGTTACCGCGCCCGTCTGCATCGCCTTCCTGATCCTCGTCGGACTCGCCACCCGCACCGTCAGCGACCGCGCCTGGACGGGCCTGCTGCGCCTCCAGGCCCGCACCCTCGACGCCGCGCGCGGCCTGCCCACCCTCGTCGCGTACGGCCGCGCGCACGCCCGCGCGGACAGCCTCGCGCGCGAAGCCGACGAGTACCGCGTGAGCACCCTGCGCGTCCTGCGCGTCGCGTTCCTCAGCGGCTTCGTCCTCGACCTCGCCGCGACCCTCAGCACGGCCCTCGTGGCCGTCATCGTCGGCGTCCGCCTGTTCGAAGGCCACCTGACCTTCACGCCTGCCCTCGCCGTGCTGCTGTACACGCCGGAATTCTTCGCGCCGCTGCGCACGCTCGGCACCGAACGCCACGCCGCCCTCGACGCGCACCCCGCCGCCCGCGACCTGTACGCCCTGCTCGACACCCCCACCCTGCAGGGCGGCGCCACCCCCCCACCAGACGGCGCGCCCGCCCTCACGCTCCGCGACGTGCAGGTGCGCCTGCCAGGCCGCACCCTGCCGCCCGTGACCTTCGCCCTCGCGGCCGGGGAGCACGCCGCCCTTGTCGGCCCGAGCGGCGCCGGTAAAACCGCCCTCCTGCACGCCCTCATGGGCTTCGCGCCCGTGCACGGCGACCTGCTTGTGCACGGCGCGCCCCTCAGCACCCTCGACCTGCCCGCCTGGCGCGCCCGCGTGGCGCTCGTCACGCAGCATGCCCGCGTCCGCGCCGGCGCCCTGCGCGCCCACCTCCTCACCGCCCGCCCCGACGCCACCGACGACGAGCTGCACGCCGCCCTGCGCGCCGCGCACGTCCCGGACCTCCCGGACGGCTTGAACACCCGCGTCGGCGACGGCGGCCTGCCGCTCAGCGGCGGAGAACGCGCTCGCCTCGCCGTCGCCCGCGCGCTCCTCGCGGACGCCCCCCTTGTCCTCCTGGACGAACCGTTCGCGCACCTCGACACCCCCGCCGAACACGCGCTGCACGCCGCGCTCGCCCGCGCCCTCGCAGGCCGCACGGTCCTGCTCGTCACGCACCGCCCGCCCCCACCGGGCTTCCGCACCGTCCACCTCGGGGCGACCCCATGA
- the cydC gene encoding thiol reductant ABC exporter subunit CydC, whose amino-acid sequence MTRLGFTRAVLRGEEGRLLAAALLGALALASAAALTATGGALISRAAQRPDTLFTLTFLITGVRALGLGRAALRYVERLLAHDFTFRTLARARTRVYAALVPRGRRLGVQVGAVTHTAHADVDALQNATLRAALPLLAYLLLTAALALAVARLSVPLALGVLGLLLLAGVLAPLAACAPLARLARERAHARAALTAALTDTLHASAETATPQDFSALERTLERADARDNALLAVLTFARESAAAAALLLTLVTVGGAVLSGALPGAWLAAAALGVVTAFDAAAPLAGVPGALADAAGADGRLHALTTAPIGTAAPPRPTRVPDRPDLHLDGVRVRHGDQLVVQDFSLHVPHGRAVALVGPSGAGKTTLARLLVRDLDPDAGAVRWGGVDARHLDPHELHARAALMEQDAPLLSGTLRANLRLADRALPDERLRALLNDLGLAHFDLDGWVGEGGARLSGGERARVALARALLKPSDVLILDEPTAHLDPPAEALALRVIERERQGRTLIIITHRPGPLALVDDVLPVGVLPAGGTSPPAPAPTAPSPAALALTPEAPHGRP is encoded by the coding sequence ATGACGCGCCTCGGCTTCACCCGCGCCGTCCTGCGCGGCGAGGAAGGACGCCTGCTCGCTGCGGCCCTGCTGGGCGCCCTCGCCCTCGCGTCCGCCGCCGCCCTCACCGCCACGGGCGGCGCCCTGATCAGCCGCGCCGCGCAGCGTCCCGACACCCTGTTCACCCTGACGTTCCTGATCACCGGCGTGCGCGCCCTCGGCCTGGGCCGCGCGGCCCTGCGCTACGTGGAGCGCCTGCTCGCGCACGACTTCACGTTCCGCACGCTCGCCCGCGCCCGCACGCGCGTGTACGCCGCCCTCGTCCCGCGCGGCCGCCGCCTCGGCGTTCAGGTCGGCGCCGTCACGCACACCGCGCACGCCGACGTGGACGCCCTGCAGAACGCCACCCTCCGCGCCGCCCTTCCTCTGCTGGCGTACCTGCTGCTCACCGCCGCCCTGGCCCTCGCCGTCGCGCGCCTGAGCGTCCCCCTGGCCCTGGGGGTGCTGGGCCTGCTGCTCCTCGCGGGCGTCCTCGCGCCCCTCGCCGCGTGCGCGCCCCTCGCGCGCCTCGCGCGGGAACGCGCGCACGCCCGCGCGGCCCTCACCGCGGCCCTCACGGACACCCTGCACGCCAGCGCCGAAACCGCCACGCCGCAGGACTTCAGCGCCCTGGAGCGCACCCTGGAGCGCGCCGACGCGCGTGATAACGCTCTGCTGGCCGTCCTGACCTTCGCCCGCGAGAGCGCCGCTGCCGCGGCCCTACTGCTCACCCTCGTAACCGTCGGCGGCGCGGTCCTGAGCGGCGCGCTGCCCGGCGCGTGGCTGGCCGCCGCCGCGCTCGGGGTCGTCACCGCCTTCGACGCGGCTGCGCCCCTCGCGGGCGTGCCCGGCGCCCTCGCGGACGCGGCCGGGGCGGACGGCCGCCTGCACGCCCTCACCACGGCGCCCATCGGCACCGCCGCGCCCCCCCGCCCCACGCGCGTCCCGGACCGGCCCGACCTGCACCTCGACGGCGTCCGCGTCCGGCACGGCGACCAGCTCGTCGTACAGGACTTCTCCCTGCACGTCCCGCACGGGCGCGCCGTCGCGCTCGTCGGCCCGAGCGGCGCGGGCAAAACCACCCTCGCGCGGCTGCTCGTCCGCGACCTCGACCCGGACGCCGGCGCCGTCCGCTGGGGCGGCGTGGACGCCCGCCACCTCGACCCCCACGAACTGCACGCCCGCGCCGCCCTGATGGAACAGGACGCCCCGCTGCTCAGCGGCACCCTGCGCGCGAACCTGCGCCTCGCCGACCGCGCCCTCCCGGATGAACGCCTGCGCGCCCTTCTGAACGACCTGGGTCTGGCGCACTTCGACCTGGACGGCTGGGTGGGGGAGGGGGGCGCGCGCCTCAGCGGGGGCGAGCGCGCCCGCGTCGCCCTCGCCCGCGCCCTGCTCAAACCCAGTGACGTCCTGATTCTCGACGAGCCCACCGCGCACCTCGACCCGCCCGCCGAAGCGCTCGCCCTGCGCGTCATCGAGCGCGAACGGCAGGGCCGCACGCTGATCATCATCACGCACCGCCCCGGCCCGCTCGCCCTCGTGGACGACGTGCTGCCCGTGGGCGTCCTCCCCGCCGGCGGCACCAGCCCCCCCGCGCCCGCCCCGACCGCCCCTTCGCCCGCTGCCCTCGCCCTCACCCCGGAGGCCCCGCATGGACGCCCTTGA
- a CDS encoding cytochrome ubiquinol oxidase subunit I: MDALDLSRFQFATTSIFHFFFVPFTVGLAMTIAVLQTLAYVTARRGKRRSDDAAHDTPASSHYEQLTRFFGHLFLINFAVGVVTGIVQEFQFGMNWAGFSNFVGNIFGVPLALEVLMAFFLESTFLGLWWFGREKLPTWANLGAIWLVAIGSTISAYWIIIANAWMQHPVGYEIERGQAVLTSFWAVMTNPKGLSWFAHIWFGGLTIAAFFVLAVSGYHLLRKHHTETFRLAQKVGLIIAAVGSVGVAGVGHLQGQSARRDQPMKFAAFEAIWETTHGSTGESLIALPSNRERRNLFNLEVPYVGSILAYNRPTGGVQGINDLQKAYEAKYGPGNYIPPVWPVYWAFRIMVGCGLLMLFMTAWGLWRWRKGTLDRPGPYLKFMFVMPLVPHVANFTGFITTEMGRQPWIVQGLLRTRDAVSALPASTVVLSLVAFWVAYLLLIGLDVYLLTRTARAGLHAPDVQARDIPAPAYPGDL; encoded by the coding sequence ATGGACGCCCTTGACCTTTCCCGCTTCCAGTTCGCGACCACCAGCATCTTCCACTTCTTCTTCGTGCCGTTCACCGTGGGCCTCGCCATGACCATCGCGGTCCTGCAGACCCTGGCGTACGTCACCGCGCGGCGCGGCAAACGCCGCAGTGACGACGCCGCGCACGACACGCCCGCCAGCAGCCACTACGAACAGCTCACGCGCTTCTTCGGGCACCTGTTCCTTATCAACTTTGCCGTCGGCGTCGTGACCGGCATCGTGCAGGAATTCCAGTTCGGCATGAACTGGGCGGGCTTCTCGAACTTCGTCGGGAACATCTTCGGCGTGCCTCTCGCGCTTGAAGTGCTGATGGCGTTCTTCCTGGAAAGCACCTTCCTGGGCCTGTGGTGGTTCGGGCGCGAGAAGCTGCCCACCTGGGCGAACCTCGGCGCCATCTGGCTCGTCGCGATCGGCAGCACCATCAGCGCGTACTGGATCATCATCGCGAACGCGTGGATGCAGCACCCCGTCGGGTACGAGATCGAGCGCGGCCAGGCGGTCCTCACGAGCTTCTGGGCGGTCATGACGAACCCCAAGGGGCTCAGCTGGTTCGCGCACATCTGGTTCGGCGGGCTCACCATCGCGGCGTTCTTCGTGCTCGCCGTGAGCGGCTACCACCTGCTGCGCAAGCACCACACCGAAACCTTCCGCCTCGCGCAGAAGGTCGGCCTGATCATCGCTGCGGTCGGCAGCGTCGGCGTGGCCGGCGTCGGTCACCTGCAGGGCCAGAGTGCCCGCCGTGACCAGCCCATGAAGTTCGCGGCGTTCGAGGCGATCTGGGAAACCACGCACGGCAGCACCGGCGAGAGCCTGATCGCGCTGCCCAGCAACCGCGAGCGCCGCAACCTCTTCAACCTGGAAGTGCCGTACGTCGGCTCGATCCTCGCGTACAACCGCCCCACCGGCGGCGTGCAGGGCATCAATGACCTGCAAAAGGCGTACGAGGCGAAGTACGGCCCCGGCAACTACATCCCGCCGGTCTGGCCGGTGTATTGGGCGTTCCGGATCATGGTCGGCTGCGGCCTGCTGATGCTGTTCATGACCGCGTGGGGGTTGTGGCGCTGGCGGAAAGGCACCCTGGACCGCCCGGGCCCGTACCTGAAATTCATGTTCGTGATGCCGCTCGTGCCGCACGTCGCGAACTTCACCGGCTTCATCACCACCGAGATGGGCCGCCAGCCGTGGATCGTGCAGGGCCTCCTGCGCACCCGGGACGCCGTCAGCGCCCTGCCAGCCAGCACCGTGGTCCTGAGCCTCGTGGCGTTCTGGGTGGCGTACCTGCTGCTCATCGGGCTGGACGTCTACCTGCTGACCCGCACCGCCCGCGCGGGCCTGCACGCGCCTGACGTGCAGGCCCGCGACATCCCCGCCCCCGCGTACCCCGGAGACCTGTAA
- the cydB gene encoding cytochrome d ubiquinol oxidase subunit II, with protein sequence MDLATLWFWITAACFIIYFLLEGFDFGVDLLRPMLARNEKERKALISTISPFWDGNEVWVILAAGVIFATFPLWYGALLTGMYPVFTLILLSLLGRGVAFEFRAQVDSPRWRVFWDVTSFLGSLVPAFLWGVVMANLVRGLPIGEGGRYTGGLFTYFDGFAVIGGAATLLLFMLHGAIFLLLRLHHEDALYARARRHALLWGALATAVVLLFVYLGYVRTDLFHNFGVAEWLFPALAALNLAGIWLALTLRRDVPAFVTSSLTVVFSTLTVFLGLFPNVLPSTLGRQFNLTVQNSASQPYTLHLMVIVALIFLPLIIGYQAWNYYVFRQRVRVDGEVGRYTVAGGHDSSA encoded by the coding sequence ATGGACCTCGCAACCCTCTGGTTCTGGATCACCGCCGCGTGCTTCATCATCTACTTCCTGCTGGAAGGCTTCGATTTCGGCGTGGACCTGCTGCGCCCCATGCTCGCCCGCAACGAGAAGGAACGCAAAGCCCTGATCAGCACCATCAGCCCCTTCTGGGACGGCAACGAGGTGTGGGTGATCCTCGCGGCGGGCGTGATCTTCGCGACGTTCCCGCTGTGGTACGGGGCGCTCCTCACCGGCATGTACCCGGTGTTCACGCTGATCCTGCTCTCGCTGCTGGGGCGCGGCGTCGCGTTCGAGTTCCGCGCGCAGGTGGACTCGCCGCGCTGGCGCGTCTTCTGGGACGTCACCAGTTTCCTCGGCAGCCTCGTGCCGGCGTTCCTGTGGGGCGTCGTCATGGCGAACCTCGTGCGTGGCCTGCCCATCGGCGAGGGCGGGCGGTACACCGGGGGGCTGTTCACGTACTTCGACGGGTTCGCCGTGATCGGCGGCGCCGCCACGCTGCTGCTGTTCATGCTGCACGGCGCGATCTTCCTGCTGCTGCGTCTGCACCACGAGGACGCCCTGTACGCCCGCGCGCGCCGTCACGCGCTCCTCTGGGGTGCGCTCGCCACCGCTGTCGTGCTGCTGTTCGTGTACCTCGGGTACGTACGCACGGACCTGTTCCACAATTTCGGCGTGGCCGAGTGGCTCTTCCCGGCGCTCGCCGCGCTGAACCTCGCGGGCATCTGGCTGGCCCTTACCCTGCGGCGCGACGTGCCTGCCTTCGTGACCAGCAGCCTGACGGTGGTGTTCTCGACGCTCACGGTGTTCCTCGGGCTGTTCCCGAACGTACTGCCCAGCACGCTCGGGCGGCAATTCAACCTCACGGTGCAGAACAGCGCCAGCCAGCCGTACACGCTGCACCTGATGGTGATCGTTGCGCTGATCTTCCTGCCGCTCATCATCGGGTACCAGGCGTGGAACTACTACGTGTTCCGCCAGCGGGTGCGCGTGGACGGCGAGGTCGGCCGCTACACCGTGGCAGGCGGCCACGATTCGTCCGCCTGA
- a CDS encoding CBS domain-containing protein — protein MTTLKDIMTMDIATLDPDATLKEAATLMLERDIGNVLVMDGDQLLGILTDRDIVIRAVAYGRDPGAVARDFVSPDVLTLDVDMNIEDAAREMAHRQVRRLPVTRDGKIVGIVSLGDLATRDETNADQQALEGISQPTNAR, from the coding sequence ATGACCACCCTGAAAGACATCATGACCATGGACATCGCCACCCTCGACCCGGACGCCACCCTCAAGGAAGCCGCGACGCTCATGCTGGAGCGCGACATCGGCAACGTCCTGGTGATGGACGGCGATCAGCTGCTCGGCATCCTCACCGACCGTGACATCGTGATCCGCGCGGTCGCGTACGGCCGCGACCCGGGCGCCGTCGCGCGGGACTTCGTGTCGCCCGACGTCCTGACGCTCGACGTGGACATGAACATTGAGGACGCCGCGCGCGAGATGGCGCACCGTCAGGTGCGGCGCCTGCCCGTCACGCGCGACGGCAAGATCGTCGGCATCGTGAGCCTCGGGGACCTCGCCACGCGTGACGAGACGAACGCGGACCAGCAGGCCCTCGAAGGTATCAGCCAGCCCACGAACGCCCGCTGA